A region of the Falco peregrinus isolate bFalPer1 chromosome 4, bFalPer1.pri, whole genome shotgun sequence genome:
CTGCGGTGCAGTTTCTTGAGGTTGTGAAATGATGATGTCAAGCCAGTACTGTAACACGATTATGTATTCTTCATTCTGATGATGGCTTGTTCTGGCTTACCAGCAACTTCATTTCTTGCTTATCTATGCTGGAATTTACACTTTCAGCCTCTTTTTCTTGCTCAGGTACACAAGTGCAGCCCACTGGGATAGTGACGTAATCTTCTGTGTAGACGTAACGGCCCCCGGCACATGACGACGTGCGACGGAGGATGACTGTTGGCATGTACACAGGGGTGCTGCGGAAGTGAAAATTCTCCTCACCAAAGATCCCCATGAGGCAGCCTTTGCACAGACAGTATGCTTCAGGAATGTATTTAGGGTATCTTGTGGGATCATACGAAATTCTATAGGGAAGCAAATAATAAAGATTCATTAGTATATCTAAAAATAGATAAATTTATCTGGAAAACATTATTATAATGTAATTTGACCATAAACATTTAtgtaatgtttttgttttctttgccaggAAAAATAGCTGTAGCTGTTGCTGTCTGGCTTCTTATTTGTAAAGTGTAAAGAAAAACCATGAACAACTTATAGAACCAATCAGGTCCTACAGTGCACATGCACCTGGGAAGTGACTGGCTTTCTAAAATGTGAGATTTGGGGGTAAGCAGAATAAGTTTTGCATTTTGGGCTGAACGGGTAAATAGAGCATTAAAAAGGACGCTTGGGCATTTTCAAACTTTTGATCTGCCTTGACTTCTTCAAAAATTGGTACAAATCCTTTTTAACATTAATACTGTTAAAGCTATGacatgatgttttaaaattgtataatttaaatagaattaaatTGTACTGCAATCATTTTTGCTCCCTAGTATACTTGGGGTTATAAAGGTGCCTTTCTCTTGAAAGAAgaactctgtttttctttctatatttttttctctcattaatCCTCCACTGTCTTTTCCTCTAACCAGAGAATAACATTTGCACAACCACATGGAGATAAACTGCaaagttaaatgtttttttctgccctcTCCTGCTACATTTTGAAGTAAAGCATTGCCCCAAAGCTTCAAGAGTATAGCCTCTATTTTCTATGGTCTTACAGTTTGTTGTTtgaccattttctttttgcttatgAATGCCCTGTCTCTGGAAATTCCTGATAAACAGAAGCTGGAAAGCTTGTAACCTAAGTACAGCTCAGACCAATGAAGTCCAAGTTTCACCATTCCTCTCCGCATGTTGTTCGACACATGAACAAAGATGTCATACTACGATAGAGACCATAGCTGGCAGACCTACAGCTGTTGTTTTTAGCAAAGAGTAAAAGCTGATGAAGtctgcttgtttttcaaaataaaagacaaagtaCACAGCAGAGTACACATACTGGAGTGTTTAGCCATGCTGCTTATTGTGGTGGTGATGTATGTGTTGCTTTGCTCTTTACCTGCATTTCTTGCTTGTACTGGAACTAATTGCTAGGCATGGCTGTAAATTGTACGTTATTACAACTGCACGCCATTATTCTAGAAAAGATGTTTGCACCTCCAGAAAGAGGGTATTTTAATATGTTTAGCTCCTATGCCAAGTGTTCTCTATGTCACTCTACGCTTCCCCCAGATCACCTTCTGTTCTCACAGTCAGAAAAcgagccctgctccagcacgggtTGCACTGTCCAGCTGCAGAGGGATGACGGCTCTCTTGGCTGGAGACGCAttcagcccagcagcactgccaacTGCTTCTTGGTGCGTCTCCCCCAGAGCCTGTCACCACTTTGGGAGGTTGCTGACCTCACAGATGTTATCAAAAGCACTTACCTTACCTGTCAGGTAACAGAAAACCCTTTTCTGGCCTTTCCCCCGCTCCTCTTTCACACTAGTAGACAGTTAGACCTACACAGAGTGCACACCAGAAGTGTCCTACAGGCTGTTACTGGCACGCAGAGGACATGAAGACATGTTGggaggtcacctagtccaaatGCCTCCATGAGGCAAGCTCAGATGTATTTGCCCATGTTTGTCCAGCCTGTTCTTAAGAACTTCCAGAGGAGACCCCGAGCCCACCCAGAGGCTCTGTTGCAGTATTTCACCAGCTCTTTACTTAGTCAAGtggataatttttcttcttgcaactAAATCAATCATTTCCCATGTTTGGATGGGAAATTACAGCAGCTGAGGCTAAAAAACTGAGTAACAGTCAAAGATTTGACACCAGAGAGAACGTTCAAGCCTCTAATGTTTACTGTGAACTGCCGCAAAACCAGTAAAAATTCTTGCGCTGGGTTTTAAGTCATCCTCTAATCGGGAACAGGATAGGACCACTATGCAGTAGATGAAGTGAGGCAACTAcataagaaaaatgaataaattaaataccTGTCATCAATATAATTATTTATGGGAAGATACAAACTACTGAGTATACAATATCCCCTTTCCACAGTTTCAAAACAACCTATTTTGAAAACCACAATAGGTCTAAAATGATTCCTAAATTGTGTTTCCCAGGGTTTGTACCACTTCCTTGGGTATCAAAGTGTTAGCCTTTTATCTCTTTAGGTGGCCTCTGAGAGGAGAAGAGGTTTCAGCTGTGGAAGAGGCAGTGTAAGTCTGACCACAGTCACTTCTAGTCAACAAAATCTGCACTTGCCAAAACAGGCAGCCTGGGTCTCCCTCTCGCCTGTGCCTCTGGGTTGATGCTGATGTCCTTCTGGTCACAGAATTGATCAGGGAATTCAACCAACTGAAGAGAACTTCATCAAAAGCTGGATTTTGGTCCTTCAGCTGTCTTGCCCCACATACACAGCACCCTACACAAACAAGCCAGTGTGAACAAGCAGCTGTAGATGGAGGCAGAAGGGAGCTGCCCTTTTCAGAAGTATCACCAGTTTATCACGTTAAAACCCATTTGGAATCACAGCTTTAGCCAAACACAAGCTTGATTATCCTGTCATCGAAGAAATGagacttttgtttgtttgtttgttttgcaatgGCCATATAATCTGGATTCTTTGTCTTTTTACAGAATTTGTTTTCCTCACAGAAAAATCTGACCAGTTCTCTCGCCAGACATCTGTGATGTCACAGgtatttttttgcaaagcttCTCTGTCCCGTTTATACCTGCTTACTTTCCCCAGGAAATACCTTCATGTTACAGGATCTCACACCAATGTGAAATAAGATGTCTGGTAgccagcagaagggaagaaagtgGAATACAGGCTTTTCTACTGTGATACAGTCCCATTTCAAACTCAAGTGTGAATAATTTCAGTGGTGGATTGTTAAACACACCATATGTCAAGTCTTCGGTATTTCCTCTACTGTATTATCTCCAGCACCTGGTTTATGATGTTACTGGAAAGCATGAACATGCTTCTGGACGCAAACATAAGGGTTTTCACTAATAACAGGAGAACACTGTCAGTGGAAATATGGTCTACAACAAACTTCCCATTCCAAATTCCCACATGGCAAAAGTCAGGTATAAATGAGGGGGTTTTTGGAAGGATGGTGTGGtgtggttttctgctttccacagaaaaatctcatatatttctaaatttgaTGCAGATACCTCTACTCCATCGTGTGAGGGCTGGAAGGAATCAGAGGATCCAAACCCAAAGATGGAACTAAAATATAGACATGGTTTTGCATCCAAGGCTGAAGGCTCTAAGTAATGCCTcctgaaattaaacatttatatatCACTAAACTTTGGAGCAATATCCAAGGCTCTGCATCTTCAGCTCAAACCTGTTAAGAAAAGCCATATGACTAAAGCCTCACTGTTACCTTTCTAGGCAACCCAGACTGATTTGGATCAGAACCACTAACAAACACCAGTAAGCCAGCTGTACAAATGCAGTTGTGTGACCTGCTTCCTCTGTTTGCATGTACTGAACATAATCACTCTGTGCATACAATGACCATGCCTCAGCTGCTGGAATTCGATGCATCTCCATTACTCCATGCACTACAAGTCGTGTTTTTATGTCTTCTCCTAGAACAGGGCAAACACATTTGAGCAGGTTAACCAGATAAATCGCATGGTCCAAGTTCCCACTGACTCTTTCCTATACTTGATGAAACAGACACTCGACTGGGGTAGGCacaacagaagcagctgtgaagaGGGGTGGAGGAGCAAAGAAGTGCAACTTTCCGCTGGCACCCAAGTGTCCCTTGCATCCTTGTGTCATTTGCTGTGGCCACTGCTGCAAACGAGACAGCCCAGCTAACTTGATGAGGGTTGCCCTTGTCCTGTGAACTCAAGTTACTAGTATGTAAGGCTAACTCTGCTTAGCCAGCACTCCTGATTTACAAATGACAGGAGCAGTGAGCTATGCCAGGCTGCTGTGTTTTGATCTGCTGGAACAAGAAGCAGGTTTGTACTGAACTGGAACTGCTAATGAAGTGTGACTAGTTCTAAGCTACTTTTCCTTATGACCCTATGAGTGCTTTGAGAGCTCCCAGTGAAAAGCAAACTTCCTGCCGTTTACGTACTAAGCCTGGAAAATCAAGAGAAAAGTTTCTGTCAGAAGTAAAACTCTTGCAAAGACTTAATCTGTCTTGTCCTGTACTGTTGCTTTCATatgtagtatttttaataatattataACTTCATAGTTTCCAAGCTGCTAACTCCAGTGGGtcaggtgctgtgctggggcaggcagacACAGCTGCCTCTTCAGAAAATCACTGTTAGCACTAGGCTCACAGCTGGATGTTATCAGGAGTCTAACGAGCAGATCATCATCCCTTTACTTTGGACTCTGAAATACTTACAGGATTAAAAGCtaacaactttttttcccctcttggcaagacattttttttctataacgGGTGTTCTTTTATTCACGTTATGCTTAGTTTGTTTTATGTACAGGTAGTAATTACAGTGCCTGCATAAAACAGCCTAGTGCCAACTGTGATTTTCTGAAGAGCTGTATGAACATGTACTCAAACAAAAAGGATGGCAGTTCTGCATCCCTTTGTATTCTTCCCCTCAGCTGCATCTTTGGGATACGCACACTGTGCCACATGATAATGTTAAATCCTGGGAAGTGTCTCGGATAAGGTTCATGAAAGTCACTGGAGTATTATTTAAAGGAAAGCCCTCTTGTATGACTTTTtccaaagcactgcagaaaagctTTGACTTTTACCAGTAGAACAAGAGACTTGCTTGTATTACCTTTTAAGATTTTATGTAGATGAGCACTAAACCAAGGATGCTTATAaactgaaactgtttttttaaaagcagaaaaaccaaGGTGGGCTATGATTGAGAGGGGGACTAACTAACATGGGATTTCATTATCAGATCAACACTGACAAAAGTTAAATCTCTGTAAACGAACCCTCAGTAAATGCAGGATTAAGCCCCAGAGACAGACACAGAAGCCATGAGATCTGGAAATTCAGAAACAGGAATGACTTCTTGAATACACATAAAGAATTTTTGCTAAATTCATGCAGAAGTGTGTTGCAAACTTCTGCAAGAAGATTCTGATTGTATTCCTACAAACTAGCTATGAATGTTATTACAAACTTAAgacaacacagaacaaaaatagaGCTGATGTATACAGCTGATTAATGAATGGcacctgtgctctgcagcaccaTGAATGGAACTACAAATCAACACTACCTGTAAATGCACTGTTGGCTTCAGTGGGATCAGAATTTTCTGCCATTACTCTAAGCTTTATGATCAGATCCTGCAAACATTTAGGcgtgcatttaaaattaatccttCTTACAAAAGCACTTGTCCATGAGCAATTGTTGTGTGTGTCTCTAGGGCTGAGTATGCATTCATAAAGATCCACCACGATTACGGTTTCTGTAACTTTTAACAAGAACCCATCCTGTGCTGTTGGCAGGGATCCATAGGTGGTAAGACAACCTGTATCACTTAATTCTTGTGATGCAACTGCGAACCGCAGCAGTAGCCAAGGTCCAGAGCCCATGCCAGTACCTCTCTTTACAAGCAGGCTGTCTGGATTTCACTGACTCTCCATGTAATACTGCTAAAAAATACAAGCAACTCCCGGACAGATGTCACAAACTGGCGTACAGCTGGCCTGATGATTTCAGGGCATGATGATTTCACGgcagacctgctgctgctggctttattttttagaaGACCTGGGTAATTCTTAGAACAATTTCCTGGAGTGCTGGGCAAATCCAGTACGACCAAGACTTCACTGAACTGACTTCAGGGAACTCTGCTGTCTCTTTATAGCTCTTCAGAGTAAAGAGCGATTCATGTGATTAAACTTTGTGCCCTGAGTTACATACTGATCTCCTGTGGCCATCAGGATGGAATTTCACCATCAGACAGATGAACTAATATTTTTCCCCTAACCCTTGCCTCAAATACCACCTGTTGgttgctgccagcagcaggagcatggACCAGATGGATCTATGGTACAATACATGTGCAACTCCTATATCTCGGTTGTAGCAAGCCAAAAACGATCTAAGTCCTGATTTTTGTACAACAAAGTTAAAGACCaagtaattgaaaataaatagtatGCACAGAACAAAGATAAGGAAAGAAGCCACACAAGGATTTTCTGAACTTTGAGTCAATCAAACCTAATTCTTCCACACTTAAACAGAACGACAAACTTGGATATATGCAATGCAGTAGGGTGAATGTTATATACAGATCTCTAAGTAACATATCTGGTTCTTTCTCACAACTgctgatacaaaaaaaatatcagtttacTTGAACTAAATGGTCATCTGAGCAGAAGAATTACAAGAAGCAGTGTTGAACAGCTGGGAACAGGTGCCTAAGGAGATATGCAGGGGAAGGTAAGCAGAGCCAGACTTAGTATCTTTATTATTAATGACTTGGAATAGGGAGTATAAACAGTATGTTAATGAAATCTGCAGATGGTAACAATGGGGACTGCTGCAACACaatgaagacagagaaagagcGTGCGGTATTTCAGACATTAAAATGcaggtaaagaagaaaaaaaagaccgTTTATGCCCAGAACAGAAATCAACCGCACTGTAACTCTTTAGGGGCAGAAAAGAAGTTTGAGAGCAGGATGTCTGTGAGGCACACTGAAATGGGCCAGGCACTTTGATGCAAGTTTCAAATAGTCAAATTCATGCTCTGAGGGGTGTCCTACCAGAGTGTACAAGAGGGGTCTGCCTgcagtgaattaatttctgGGCATTCACTACTAGAACAACTCTGGTGATTCAGGAGGCAGTTCAAGAGACAGCAACGAACAGTGAAGGGGAGCAATTTAtgaggaaagattaaaaaaattaaatgtaagcAGGCCTGCCAAGAAAGTTCTGTATTACAGAAGAGAGCTGTGTGCAGCTTTTCAGAATCACACCCCAGCAATGGAGAATAAATTGTTGGGATCGTGTAAGTGAAATTGCTTAACCGCTGACAAGACGTGATGCGCCATAACTTGCAATCTTTAATGGAGAGTTGCTTGTCCTTTTGAAAGATAGGCAGTAGCTCTAATTGGCAGCTTGCTTCCAGGGTAAGCAGGTGAACACCACAGATCAGACCAGATCTTCCTAATGCTTTTATCTGGCTTCAAAATCTATGAAATAGCAGGTTGTAAGAGCAAATGCACATCACTGTTCATAATGAGCAGGTTTATATTTTACACTTCCACTTCACATCTTGCAATGTCTGTTGCCGTGTCATTGCACACTAACGATACAGTAAAAAtgcaactgagaaaaaaagctgtaaacaaGACCTCCTAACTGGACAGTGTACTCAGGCCTCTTCCACCCTAGAGAAACAACTTTTCCCCTGAACGTAATTTTAGATTTTGCCTTTAATGGtataatacttttttccccccactatCTTTCAAAATTGCTAGCTTGGAGATGTCATCAAGGTATTTGTATGTGAATAGTTTGTGGTCTGTTGAAAAGTACAGTGGATTTACAGTTTCTTAACAAACATTTTGTAAGCTAGGCCCCAAACAGCAGCTGGTTCTCTGTTAGGAAGTGAGCCTATGCAGAGCtccaactgaaaataaatacccGCCTAAGGCGATGTGAGCATGGAAGGCACTGTTTTCAGACCAGGAGGACAATTTTCTGATAGCACTAGTATTTGGCAAAACCAACATTAAAAAAGACCTTGAGCCTAACGGTAGGTATTTTTTGTCATCATACTTGCTTTTTGCACGCTTAGGTAGCTTTAAAAAATCCTCAGTTTGCTTACAGAAGATGTATTACTAAAAATtctatttctaaaaatactttgtttatgAAAGGCTCATTGAGCAAATAAACTATTTTGCTCTCAGTAGGATTACTTCTTAAACTAAAAGTGGGCAAAACCCACgccacaaaataaatgtttactgGAGATGGCTAACAAGGAGATATTTAAGTTTGCTGAATACACAGCAACTGCATCAAGGCGTACACAAAGGATAATGCACAGAAAGCCGCAATAAAGTCGGTTCCTTTTAAGTTTGCGGATGTTCTAGCTTCCGGTTGTCTGCAGTGTCTCACGAAGCCGAAAACAGAGAAGCCAATTCAGTCTTGCTCACGGGAGAAACTACCAGAAGGGTGGATGTGGCGAGGCGCGCCAGGTCTCGCGTACTGGACCAGCGCTCACAGGCTTTCCAGAGTTCCCCGCAGAAGCGCGGCCCCTCGTTCCGTGTATTGACCCGCCTAACGCCGGAtttgctttacttatttttaCGCCCCCCTTAAAAACAGTCTgtcaccccccacacccccccgtTCCCCCTCAGGGGTGCGAAGCGCGGGAGGGAAACGCCGACGCAGGCAGGCGCCGCACGCGCTCCCCGCGAGCCCCGGGCCGCGCGCAGCAGCCCTCAGCAGCGCGCGCGGTGCGCGGCCGCGTTTGGGAGAGCCGCGCGGCGCCCGGAGGCACACCTCGGGGACGGCgcgcggccccgcggggggcTGCTGCGGAGCCACGAGGGGCCCTCCCGGTGACGGCCCGTTGGCG
Encoded here:
- the IL17D gene encoding interleukin-17D — protein: MQRGRVRAALAALLCATLLPLRAEAVKAPKRPARTRTCGERPEELLEQLYGRLAAGMLSAFHHTLQPEPPGRQHNTSCPAGGRPAGDKRFRLPVNLRSASPWAYRISYDPTRYPKYIPEAYCLCKGCLMGIFGEENFHFRSTPVYMPTVILRRTSSCAGGRYVYTEDYVTIPVGCTCVPEQEKEAESVNSSIDKQEMKLLVSQNKPSSE